The following coding sequences lie in one Klebsiella huaxiensis genomic window:
- the fumD gene encoding fumarate hydratase FumD: MGNKAKDDELYQEMCRVVGKVVLEMRDLGQEPKHIVIAGVLRTALANSHVQRSELTQEAMAKVVHALSGN, from the coding sequence ATGGGAAATAAAGCAAAAGACGACGAACTGTACCAGGAAATGTGTCGTGTAGTCGGCAAAGTCGTGCTTGAAATGCGCGATTTGGGCCAGGAGCCGAAACATATCGTTATCGCCGGCGTCCTGCGCACCGCTCTGGCTAACTCTCATGTTCAGCGTTCCGAACTGACGCAGGAAGCGATGGCGAAAGTTGTCCATGCTCTTTCAGGAAACTAG
- the sufE gene encoding cysteine desulfuration protein SufE has translation MAALPDKDKLLRNFSRCANWEEKYLYIIELGQRLASLSPEEHIAQNIIQGCQSQVWIVMTQDETGAIVLRGDSDAAIVKGLIAVVFILYDQMTAKDITAFDVRPWFEKMALTQHLTPSRSQGLEAMIRAIRAKAAILS, from the coding sequence ATGGCGGCTTTACCCGACAAAGACAAACTGCTGCGCAACTTTAGCCGTTGCGCAAACTGGGAAGAGAAGTATCTCTACATTATTGAACTCGGTCAGCGTCTGGCATCGTTGAGCCCCGAGGAACACATCGCGCAGAACATCATTCAGGGCTGCCAGAGTCAGGTGTGGATTGTGATGACGCAGGATGAGACTGGCGCCATCGTGCTTCGCGGCGACAGCGATGCAGCCATCGTAAAAGGGCTTATCGCGGTGGTGTTTATTCTTTATGATCAGATGACCGCCAAAGATATCACCGCTTTTGACGTGCGTCCGTGGTTCGAAAAAATGGCCCTGACACAGCACCTCACCCCATCCCGGTCGCAAGGACTGGAAGCCATGATCCGTGCAATTCGCGCGAAAGCGGCAATTCTTAGCTAG
- a CDS encoding bifunctional sugar phosphate isomerase/epimerase/4-hydroxyphenylpyruvate dioxygenase family protein yields MLRSIATVSISGTLPEKLHAIAAAGYQGVEIFENDLLYYTGSPADIRHLAADLGLKITLFQPFRDFEGASRSQFEANLERAKRKFALMHELGCGTMLLCSNVQPDCSADVERQVADLRALAELAEQEGIAIGYEALAWGTHVNRWHQAWERVKSVNSPALGIVLDSFHVLARGDTLQRLAEVPPEKIIFVQMADASLMKMDILEWSRHFRCFPGQGQLPLVDFACALTRCGYRGPWSLEIFNDSFRASPNNATAKDGYRSLLWLEEQTRQRLPQSSAPLFALPELPEYAGLEFIEFAANPAEAKGLGQRLAQLGFAEEGTHRSKRVSLWRNGGARVVVNAQPHSWADHFHQRHGVSLCAMALRVSQSEAIVERARAYGYATWQGDVGPNESPIPAICAPDGSLIYLIEVGDDIYTRDFHLRANLTLRDDYCGIDHLALGMEADSRDNWIIFFRSVFGFTLEHEQTLPDPYGLVRSLAVRSPQGDIRLALNISQSRATQIARSVACYQGAGLQHAAFACHDLSATLENLPQLSVNALPIPANYYEDLLARFGDGCSVNLLKNHSILYDRDNSGGEFLHLYTRPFSTGRFFFELTERRNGYALYGAVNAAVRLSAMQYTE; encoded by the coding sequence ATGCTGCGCTCAATCGCCACCGTCTCCATCTCCGGCACCTTACCCGAAAAGCTGCACGCGATTGCCGCGGCGGGTTATCAGGGCGTCGAAATCTTCGAAAACGATCTGCTCTATTATACGGGTTCGCCAGCCGATATCCGTCATCTGGCAGCCGATTTAGGGCTAAAAATCACGCTTTTTCAACCCTTTCGTGATTTTGAAGGCGCCAGCCGCAGTCAGTTCGAAGCGAATCTGGAACGTGCAAAGCGCAAATTCGCGCTAATGCACGAGCTGGGCTGCGGTACCATGCTGCTATGCAGCAACGTTCAGCCGGACTGTTCTGCTGATGTCGAACGACAGGTCGCAGATTTACGCGCGCTGGCCGAACTGGCAGAACAAGAAGGGATCGCCATTGGTTACGAGGCGCTGGCCTGGGGCACGCACGTTAACCGCTGGCATCAGGCCTGGGAGCGAGTCAAAAGCGTCAACAGTCCGGCGCTGGGCATTGTGCTCGACAGCTTCCACGTACTGGCGCGCGGCGACACGTTGCAAAGACTGGCGGAAGTACCGCCGGAGAAAATCATCTTTGTGCAGATGGCCGACGCGTCGCTGATGAAGATGGATATTCTGGAATGGAGTCGGCATTTCCGCTGCTTTCCCGGACAGGGGCAGCTACCGCTGGTGGACTTTGCCTGTGCGCTAACCCGTTGCGGCTATCGCGGCCCGTGGTCGCTGGAGATTTTCAATGATAGCTTCCGCGCCTCGCCCAACAATGCGACGGCGAAAGATGGCTATCGTTCTTTGCTGTGGCTGGAAGAGCAGACCCGTCAGCGGCTGCCGCAGAGCAGCGCGCCGTTGTTCGCACTTCCTGAACTTCCTGAATACGCCGGGCTGGAGTTTATTGAGTTCGCCGCGAATCCGGCGGAGGCTAAAGGGCTGGGACAACGGCTGGCGCAGCTTGGCTTTGCTGAAGAAGGAACGCATCGTTCAAAACGCGTCTCCCTTTGGCGCAACGGCGGGGCCCGGGTGGTCGTCAACGCGCAACCGCACAGCTGGGCCGATCATTTTCACCAGCGCCACGGGGTTTCATTGTGCGCCATGGCGCTGCGCGTTAGCCAGAGTGAGGCGATTGTCGAACGCGCGCGCGCCTACGGCTACGCAACCTGGCAAGGAGATGTCGGGCCAAACGAAAGCCCTATCCCGGCGATTTGCGCTCCGGACGGTAGCCTTATCTATTTGATTGAAGTGGGTGATGACATCTATACCCGTGATTTTCATCTGCGCGCGAATCTTACGCTACGTGACGATTATTGCGGCATTGACCATCTTGCCCTTGGAATGGAAGCGGATAGCCGCGATAACTGGATTATCTTTTTCCGTAGCGTATTTGGCTTCACGCTTGAGCATGAGCAGACGCTACCGGATCCGTACGGGTTGGTGCGCAGTCTGGCGGTGCGCAGTCCGCAGGGGGACATTCGCCTTGCATTAAATATCTCGCAAAGCCGCGCCACACAAATTGCCCGCTCGGTCGCCTGCTATCAGGGGGCAGGTTTACAGCATGCCGCTTTTGCCTGCCACGATTTATCCGCGACGCTGGAAAACCTGCCACAGCTCTCGGTCAATGCACTGCCGATCCCGGCGAACTACTATGAGGATTTGCTGGCCCGTTTTGGCGACGGCTGTTCAGTCAATCTGCTGAAAAATCATAGTATTCTCTATGACCGCGATAACAGCGGCGGTGAGTTCCTGCATCTCTATACCCGCCCGTTCTCTACGGGGCGTTTTTTCTTTGAATTGACCGAGAGACGCAACGGTTACGCACTTTATGGTGCTGTAAATGCAGCTGTACGCTTGTCAGCAATGCAGTACACCGAGTAA
- a CDS encoding TetR/AcrR family transcriptional regulator yields the protein MSAVAHDEAQSLKERIFAAAITVFAEHGLSGARMEQIATEAQTTKRMVVYYFKTKEQLYQAVLQHIYARIRETEQQLGLENVPPVEALVQLVKWSVRYHATHADYMRVICMENMQRGKWLKNSGQLKPLNRTALSILEDILQRGQQQGVFQAGLEARDVHRLISSFSFYQVSNFYTFSSLYLDDPLPEIDDEAMVTHHCDIAVKAVVRFVIS from the coding sequence ATGTCCGCCGTTGCTCACGATGAGGCACAATCCCTGAAAGAGCGGATCTTTGCCGCTGCCATTACCGTTTTCGCCGAGCATGGATTGTCAGGTGCGCGAATGGAGCAGATCGCCACCGAAGCGCAGACCACGAAAAGGATGGTGGTTTATTACTTCAAGACCAAAGAGCAGCTCTATCAGGCGGTGCTCCAGCACATCTATGCACGTATTCGCGAAACCGAGCAGCAGCTTGGGCTGGAAAACGTGCCACCGGTTGAGGCGCTGGTGCAACTGGTGAAGTGGAGCGTACGCTATCACGCTACGCACGCCGACTATATGCGAGTGATCTGTATGGAAAACATGCAGCGCGGAAAATGGCTAAAAAATTCCGGTCAGTTAAAACCGCTAAACCGCACCGCCCTATCGATTCTGGAAGACATTCTTCAGCGCGGCCAGCAGCAAGGGGTGTTTCAGGCAGGACTGGAAGCGCGCGATGTGCATCGGCTGATCAGTAGCTTTAGCTTTTATCAGGTATCAAACTTTTATACCTTCAGCAGCCTGTATCTCGACGATCCGTTGCCGGAAATTGATGATGAAGCGATGGTCACACATCACTGCGATATTGCCGTCAAAGCGGTGGTTCGCTTCGTCATTTCCTGA
- the sufD gene encoding Fe-S cluster assembly protein SufD → MAGLPNSSNALQQWHHLFEAQSEQRSPQAHQHLQQLLRLGLPTRKHENWKYTPLDALLNQTFVTAQPEALTPAQRDTLALPIDAWRLVFVDGQFSASLSDDLTASGYDVSVDNQSQALPDAVQPEVFLHLTESLASTVTHIRVKRNQRPQKPLVIMHLTHGLANDEMNTAHYRHHLELESGAQATIIEHYLSLNGERHFTGARLTMSVADNAHLQHIKLAFENAQSYHFAHNDMALGRDASAFSSSFLLGASVLRHHTSSQLNGENSNLRINSLVMPVNNEVCDSRTWLDHKVGYCNSRQLHKTIVNDKGRAVFNGLINVAQHAIKTDGQMTNNNLLLGRLSEVDTKPQLEIYADDVKCSHGATIGRIDDEQLFYLRSRGITQQAAQQMILYAFAAELTEAIDDEALRQQILARIGQRLPGGMA, encoded by the coding sequence ATGGCTGGCTTACCGAACAGCAGTAACGCGCTGCAACAGTGGCATCATCTGTTTGAAGCCCAGAGCGAACAGCGTAGCCCACAGGCGCACCAGCATCTGCAACAATTACTGCGTCTGGGCTTGCCAACGCGTAAGCATGAAAACTGGAAATATACGCCACTGGATGCATTGCTCAACCAGACCTTTGTGACGGCTCAGCCGGAGGCGCTGACTCCTGCGCAGCGGGATACTCTGGCACTGCCCATCGATGCCTGGCGTCTGGTGTTTGTCGATGGCCAGTTTAGCGCAAGCTTAAGTGATGATCTGACCGCCAGCGGCTACGATGTCAGCGTGGATAACCAGAGCCAGGCGCTACCCGATGCCGTGCAGCCAGAGGTGTTTCTCCATCTCACCGAAAGCCTGGCGTCAACCGTCACTCACATCCGCGTCAAGCGTAATCAGCGCCCGCAGAAGCCGCTGGTAATCATGCATCTGACTCACGGACTGGCGAACGATGAGATGAACACCGCTCACTATCGGCATCATCTGGAGCTGGAGAGCGGCGCGCAAGCGACGATCATCGAACACTACCTGAGCCTGAACGGCGAACGCCACTTTACCGGTGCGAGGCTGACTATGTCGGTGGCTGATAACGCTCATCTCCAGCACATCAAGCTGGCCTTTGAGAACGCGCAGAGCTACCACTTTGCTCATAACGACATGGCGCTCGGGCGTGATGCCTCGGCTTTCAGCAGCAGTTTTCTGCTAGGTGCTTCGGTGCTGCGCCACCACACCAGTTCGCAGCTCAATGGTGAAAACAGCAACCTGCGCATTAACTCGCTGGTGATGCCGGTCAACAACGAAGTGTGTGACAGCCGCACCTGGCTTGACCACAAGGTGGGATATTGCAACAGCCGCCAGCTTCATAAAACCATCGTCAACGACAAAGGTCGGGCGGTGTTTAATGGCCTGATCAATGTGGCGCAGCATGCCATTAAAACCGATGGCCAGATGACCAACAACAACCTACTGTTGGGGCGTTTGTCTGAAGTGGATACCAAACCGCAGCTGGAGATTTACGCCGATGACGTTAAATGTAGCCACGGCGCGACCATCGGCCGCATAGACGATGAGCAGCTGTTTTACCTGCGCTCGCGCGGTATCACCCAACAGGCGGCGCAGCAGATGATTCTTTACGCCTTTGCTGCAGAGCTAACGGAAGCTATCGACGATGAGGCGCTCAGGCAACAGATCCTGGCGCGTATTGGCCAGCGTTTGCCGGGAGGTATGGCATGA
- the ldtE gene encoding L,D-transpeptidase LdtE — protein sequence MKRASLITITLLSALSASHAAWAVDYPLPPANSRLIGENQSWTVQEDDRNLQAIARRFDTAAMLILEANDTIAPVQPKPGTQVLIPSQMLLPDVPREGIVVNLAELRLYYFPPGVNQVQVYPLGIGQQGLETPEMTTRIGQKIPNPTWTPTAGIRARSLEKGIKLPPVVPAGPYNPLGRYALRLAYGNGEYLIHGTNAPDSVGLRVSSGCMRMNAADIQSLFSQVRSGTPVRIINQPVKFAVEPDGKRYVEVHRPLTSDEGSNTQTMAYTHPAEFHQFAGNKAIDEALLKRALTRRAGYPVAVSGSENATSTLSVQNAPVDEAKRTQ from the coding sequence ATGAAACGCGCGTCCCTCATTACCATAACCCTTCTGAGCGCCCTCAGTGCGTCACACGCTGCCTGGGCCGTTGATTATCCACTTCCCCCAGCCAATAGCCGCCTGATTGGTGAAAACCAGTCCTGGACAGTGCAGGAGGACGACCGCAATCTACAGGCGATTGCCCGTCGTTTTGACACGGCGGCGATGCTGATCCTTGAAGCGAACGATACTATCGCGCCGGTGCAGCCTAAGCCGGGCACTCAAGTGCTTATTCCCTCGCAAATGTTGCTGCCTGACGTACCGCGAGAGGGGATTGTCGTCAACCTGGCTGAACTGCGCCTTTACTACTTCCCGCCGGGTGTGAATCAGGTGCAGGTTTATCCGCTGGGAATTGGCCAACAGGGGCTGGAAACGCCGGAGATGACTACCCGTATCGGACAGAAAATCCCTAATCCGACCTGGACGCCGACGGCGGGCATACGAGCACGCTCGCTGGAGAAAGGAATTAAATTGCCGCCGGTAGTGCCAGCAGGGCCGTATAACCCGTTAGGACGCTATGCGCTGCGTCTGGCGTACGGTAACGGCGAGTATCTTATTCATGGCACTAATGCGCCGGACAGCGTGGGGCTACGCGTCAGCTCAGGCTGTATGCGGATGAATGCCGCGGATATTCAGTCTTTATTCAGTCAGGTTAGAAGCGGCACGCCGGTGCGTATTATCAATCAGCCGGTGAAGTTCGCCGTAGAGCCTGACGGCAAACGTTATGTTGAAGTTCATCGTCCGTTAACATCTGATGAAGGTAGTAATACGCAGACGATGGCCTATACGCATCCTGCGGAATTTCATCAGTTTGCTGGCAATAAAGCGATAGATGAGGCGTTACTTAAGCGCGCGCTGACCAGACGAGCGGGGTATCCGGTGGCGGTATCAGGTAGTGAGAACGCGACCTCGACGTTGTCGGTACAAAATGCGCCAGTGGATGAAGCGAAAAGAACGCAGTAG
- a CDS encoding MFS transporter → MNSYSQNQATAGAAARGRPSRRRIGILALLAVGTMINYLDRTVLGIAAPQLTAELGIDAAVMGIVFSAFAWTYALAQIPGGIFLDRFGNKITYFLALTLWSLFTMFHGMAVGLKTLLLCRFGLGVSEAPCFPVNSRVVSAWFPQQERAKATAVYTVGEYLGLACFSPLLFWIMGSFGWRALFISVGAVGVMFALVWWRCYREPHEDKHLNQQEREHIVNGGGMTTGAEQHTAFSWPLIRQLLAKRQILGASIGQFAGNTVLVFFLTWFPTYLATERHMPWIKVGFFAIMPFLAAAGGVMFGGWVSDKLLKATGSANLGRKLPIIAGLLMASTIISANWLTSDLAVILVMSFAFFGQGMVGLGWTLISDIAPKGLGGLTGGLFNFCANLAGILTPLVIGFIVAASGNFFYALIYIGGAALLGVAAYVFILGDVKRIELSQ, encoded by the coding sequence ATGAACTCTTATAGCCAAAATCAGGCGACGGCGGGTGCTGCGGCCAGGGGGCGTCCATCCCGGCGGCGTATCGGGATCCTTGCGTTGCTGGCCGTCGGCACGATGATTAACTACCTCGACCGTACGGTGTTGGGGATTGCCGCACCGCAACTGACCGCTGAACTGGGTATAGATGCCGCGGTGATGGGGATCGTCTTCTCCGCTTTTGCCTGGACCTACGCGCTGGCGCAGATCCCTGGCGGCATCTTTCTCGATCGCTTTGGCAACAAAATTACCTATTTTCTGGCGTTGACCCTGTGGTCGCTATTTACCATGTTCCACGGTATGGCGGTGGGCCTGAAAACGCTGCTGCTTTGCCGCTTTGGTCTTGGCGTCAGTGAAGCCCCCTGTTTCCCGGTGAACAGTCGGGTGGTGAGCGCCTGGTTCCCGCAGCAGGAGCGTGCGAAAGCGACGGCGGTTTATACCGTCGGCGAATATCTCGGGCTGGCCTGCTTTTCACCGCTGCTGTTCTGGATTATGGGCAGCTTCGGTTGGCGGGCGCTGTTTATCAGCGTGGGTGCGGTCGGCGTAATGTTTGCGCTGGTGTGGTGGCGCTGCTATCGCGAGCCGCATGAGGATAAGCATCTTAATCAGCAGGAGCGCGAGCATATCGTCAACGGCGGCGGGATGACGACCGGAGCGGAACAACACACGGCATTTAGCTGGCCGCTGATTCGCCAACTGCTGGCCAAACGGCAGATTCTCGGTGCCAGCATCGGTCAGTTCGCCGGTAATACGGTACTGGTCTTCTTCCTTACCTGGTTCCCGACCTATCTGGCGACCGAACGCCATATGCCGTGGATCAAAGTCGGCTTCTTCGCCATTATGCCGTTTCTCGCGGCGGCGGGTGGCGTGATGTTCGGCGGCTGGGTTTCCGATAAGCTGCTGAAAGCCACCGGCTCGGCAAACCTTGGACGTAAGTTGCCGATTATTGCCGGTCTGCTGATGGCGAGTACCATTATCTCTGCTAATTGGCTGACCAGCGATCTGGCGGTCATTCTGGTGATGTCGTTTGCCTTCTTTGGTCAGGGAATGGTCGGTCTGGGCTGGACGTTAATTTCTGATATCGCGCCAAAAGGCCTCGGCGGTCTGACCGGCGGCTTGTTTAACTTCTGCGCCAACCTTGCCGGTATCCTGACGCCGCTGGTAATTGGTTTCATTGTGGCTGCCTCAGGTAATTTCTTCTACGCGCTGATTTATATCGGTGGCGCTGCGCTGCTTGGCGTAGCGGCATATGTGTTTATTTTGGGCGACGTGAAGCGTATTGAACTTTCGCAGTAA
- the sufS gene encoding cysteine desulfurase SufS: MTFSVERVRADFPLLNREVNGQPLAYLDSAASAQKPEAVINAEAEFYRHGYAAVHRGIHTLSAEATARMEQVRQQAATFLNARSAEELVFVRGTTEAINLVANSWGSACVGSGDNIIVSAMEHHANIVPWQMLCARVGAQLRVIPLNQDGTLQLDAIPGLFDERTRLLAITQVSNVLGTENPISALIALAHQHGAKVLVDGAQAVMHHPVDMQALDCDFYAFSAHKLYGPTGIGVLYVKQDILQEMPPWEGGGSMIATVSLTEGTTWAKAPWRFEAGTPNTGGIIGLGAVLDYVSALGLEHIAEYEQTLMRYALQALKSVPDLTLYGPENRLGVIAFNLGKHHAYDVGSFLDNYGIAVRTGHHCAMPLMAFYGVPAMCRASLAMYNTTEEVDRLVAGLQRVHKLLS, translated from the coding sequence ATGACATTTTCAGTGGAACGGGTGCGTGCGGATTTCCCGCTGCTCAATCGTGAGGTTAATGGCCAACCGCTGGCTTATCTCGATAGCGCCGCCAGCGCGCAGAAACCGGAAGCGGTGATTAATGCCGAAGCAGAGTTTTACCGTCACGGCTATGCGGCGGTGCATCGCGGTATTCATACGCTCAGCGCGGAAGCGACGGCGCGAATGGAACAGGTGCGCCAGCAGGCGGCAACCTTCCTGAACGCCCGCTCAGCGGAAGAACTGGTGTTTGTTCGCGGTACCACCGAGGCGATTAATCTGGTGGCGAACAGCTGGGGGAGTGCCTGTGTTGGCTCGGGCGACAATATTATCGTCAGCGCAATGGAGCATCACGCCAACATTGTCCCGTGGCAGATGCTGTGCGCCAGAGTCGGGGCGCAGCTGCGGGTGATCCCGCTCAATCAGGACGGCACTCTGCAACTGGATGCGATCCCAGGTCTGTTTGACGAACGGACCCGCTTACTGGCTATCACCCAGGTTTCGAATGTGCTGGGCACCGAAAACCCCATTTCGGCTCTGATTGCTTTGGCTCATCAGCATGGGGCTAAAGTGCTGGTCGATGGCGCACAGGCGGTGATGCATCATCCGGTAGATATGCAGGCCTTGGATTGTGATTTTTACGCCTTTTCCGCGCACAAGCTGTACGGTCCAACCGGGATAGGCGTGCTCTATGTTAAGCAGGACATATTGCAGGAGATGCCGCCGTGGGAAGGTGGCGGGTCGATGATCGCCACCGTGAGCCTGACAGAAGGCACTACCTGGGCAAAAGCGCCATGGCGCTTCGAGGCGGGAACGCCGAATACTGGCGGTATTATCGGCCTTGGCGCGGTGCTGGATTATGTTAGCGCGCTCGGGTTGGAGCATATCGCTGAATATGAACAAACCCTGATGCGCTATGCGCTACAGGCGCTGAAGAGCGTGCCGGATTTAACCCTTTACGGCCCGGAAAACCGTCTGGGGGTGATTGCCTTTAATCTCGGTAAGCATCACGCCTACGACGTCGGCAGTTTCCTCGATAACTATGGGATTGCGGTGCGGACCGGTCATCACTGCGCGATGCCGTTAATGGCGTTCTACGGTGTTCCGGCCATGTGTCGGGCATCGCTGGCGATGTACAATACTACGGAAGAAGTGGACAGGCTGGTGGCTGGGCTGCAGCGAGTCCATAAATTATTGAGCTAA
- the lpp gene encoding murein lipoprotein Lpp, producing the protein MNRTKLVLGAVILGSTLLAGCSSNAKIDQLSSDVQTLNAKVDQLSNDVNAMRSDVQAAKDDAARANQRLDNAATKYRK; encoded by the coding sequence ATGAATCGTACTAAACTGGTACTGGGCGCGGTAATCCTGGGTTCTACTCTGCTGGCTGGTTGCTCCAGCAATGCTAAAATCGATCAGCTGTCTTCTGACGTTCAGACTCTGAACGCTAAAGTTGACCAGCTGAGCAACGACGTGAACGCAATGCGTTCCGACGTTCAGGCTGCTAAAGATGACGCAGCACGCGCTAACCAGCGTCTGGACAACGCAGCTACTAAATACCGTAAGTAA
- the ynhH gene encoding protein YnhH — translation MIFSAKLVNKSAFSRYLSCHQMKKCVAQNHRISLLFVKYITIEMKHGFHFLFWIWQRIMPNKFVLNGFSALDCMTKRITHCLFSWAEPPAHFLLHALLLSPILRAWHSNFRNTGLTPRQCAHGVRFPHPYPSQLKD, via the coding sequence ATGATTTTCTCTGCAAAACTTGTGAATAAATCCGCGTTTTCGCGCTATTTATCTTGTCACCAGATGAAAAAATGTGTTGCGCAAAATCATAGGATTAGTTTGCTTTTTGTTAAGTATATAACTATAGAAATGAAACATGGTTTTCATTTTCTTTTTTGGATTTGGCAACGTATAATGCCCAACAAATTCGTATTGAATGGTTTCAGCGCATTGGATTGCATGACTAAACGCATAACACATTGCCTCTTTTCATGGGCTGAACCGCCAGCACACTTTCTTCTGCACGCTCTATTGTTGTCACCTATCCTTAGAGCGTGGCATAGCAACTTTCGTAATACAGGTTTAACTCCGCGGCAGTGCGCCCACGGAGTGAGATTCCCCCATCCTTATCCTTCACAACTTAAAGATTAA
- the pykF gene encoding pyruvate kinase PykF: protein MKKTKIVCTIGPKTESEEMLTKMLDAGMNVMRLNFSHGDYAEHGQRIQNLRNVMSKTGKKAAILLDTKGPEIRTIKLEGGNDVSLKAGQTFTFTTDKSVVGNNDIVAVTYEGFTSDLSVGNTVLVDDGLIGMEVTAIEGNKVVCKVLNNGDLGENKGVNLPGVSIALPALAEKDKQDLIFGCEQGVDFVAASFIRKRSDVVEIREHLKAHGGEKIQIISKIENQEGLNNFDEILEASDGIMVARGDLGVEIPVEEVIFAQKMMIEKCIRARKVVITATQMLDSMIKNPRPTRAEAGDVANAILDGTDAVMLSGESAKGKYPLEAVTIMATICERTDRVMTSRLEFNNDNRKLRITEAVCRGAVETAEKLEAPLIVVATQGGKSARAVRKYFPDATILALTTNETTARQLVLTKGVVAQLVEDISSTDAFYIQGKELALQSGLARKGDVVVMVSGALVPSGTTNTASVHVL, encoded by the coding sequence ATGAAAAAGACCAAAATTGTTTGCACCATCGGTCCGAAAACCGAATCCGAAGAGATGTTGACCAAAATGCTGGACGCGGGCATGAACGTTATGCGTCTGAACTTCTCTCACGGTGACTATGCGGAACACGGTCAGCGCATTCAGAACCTGCGCAATGTGATGAGTAAAACCGGTAAGAAAGCGGCTATCCTGCTGGATACCAAAGGTCCGGAAATTCGTACCATTAAGCTGGAAGGCGGTAATGACGTTTCCCTGAAAGCCGGTCAGACTTTCACCTTCACCACTGATAAATCCGTTGTCGGTAATAACGATATCGTTGCGGTGACCTATGAAGGTTTCACCAGCGACCTGAGCGTTGGCAACACCGTGCTGGTAGACGATGGTCTGATCGGTATGGAAGTCACCGCAATCGAAGGTAATAAAGTTGTCTGTAAAGTACTGAACAACGGCGACCTCGGCGAGAACAAAGGCGTTAACCTGCCGGGCGTTTCCATCGCCCTGCCGGCCCTGGCTGAAAAAGACAAACAGGACCTGATCTTCGGTTGCGAGCAAGGCGTTGACTTTGTTGCTGCTTCCTTTATCCGTAAACGTTCTGACGTCGTTGAAATCCGTGAGCACCTGAAAGCCCACGGTGGCGAGAAGATCCAGATCATCTCCAAGATCGAAAACCAGGAAGGCCTGAACAACTTCGACGAGATCCTCGAAGCGTCTGACGGCATCATGGTTGCACGTGGCGACCTGGGCGTAGAGATCCCGGTTGAAGAAGTTATCTTCGCTCAGAAGATGATGATCGAGAAATGTATCCGCGCGCGTAAAGTGGTTATCACCGCGACTCAGATGCTGGATTCCATGATCAAAAACCCGCGTCCGACCCGTGCTGAAGCAGGCGACGTGGCTAACGCCATCCTCGACGGTACCGATGCAGTGATGCTGTCCGGCGAATCCGCAAAAGGTAAATATCCGCTGGAAGCAGTCACCATCATGGCGACCATCTGTGAACGTACCGACCGCGTGATGACCAGCCGCCTGGAGTTCAACAACGACAACCGTAAGCTGCGCATCACCGAAGCGGTATGCCGCGGTGCGGTTGAAACGGCTGAAAAACTGGAAGCGCCGCTGATTGTTGTCGCGACCCAGGGCGGAAAATCTGCACGTGCCGTACGTAAATACTTCCCGGATGCGACCATCCTGGCGCTGACCACCAACGAAACTACTGCGCGTCAGCTGGTGCTGACCAAAGGTGTTGTGGCGCAGCTGGTAGAAGATATTTCTTCTACTGATGCTTTCTATATCCAGGGTAAAGAGCTGGCGCTGCAAAGCGGCCTGGCACGCAAAGGTGACGTAGTTGTTATGGTTTCCGGCGCGTTAGTCCCAAGCGGAACCACCAATACCGCTTCTGTGCACGTGCTGTAA